A genomic window from Mesorhizobium sp. 131-2-1 includes:
- a CDS encoding sce7725 family protein: MYHPYFRGKQFELLTIRETAKLMAEQNFVPVIEPVKESLGGLEKALKAICDAEGKAIVIVNPYHGDHQENGTGISQLLQQGLFGGAISAGILLRGNINLADAVTCHQAHLGHNPIFVHAGFTEQKGLAGYLHDALAQTRHVFIEDHANTLYRKHFEGSTRILIRDGFKPRKNAEFAKIPVEEFSELHLTFQSDLGMNGFGDFLMVGDVYSEGGGPAYAVAIHLTFIDPDADEVMYIYHFVSTTNDTPADPAGKFGQALQKLMVKLNSGTSKLLETSAIKEFRELHAKGHFPGLGYVKKLSMKHHIETLADYLG, encoded by the coding sequence ATGTATCACCCATATTTTCGCGGCAAGCAGTTCGAACTTCTGACCATTCGGGAAACCGCCAAACTGATGGCGGAGCAGAATTTTGTGCCAGTCATCGAGCCCGTGAAGGAGTCGCTGGGCGGCCTTGAAAAGGCGTTGAAGGCGATTTGCGATGCAGAGGGCAAGGCGATCGTCATCGTAAACCCGTACCATGGCGACCATCAGGAGAACGGAACCGGCATTTCGCAGCTTCTGCAGCAGGGCCTGTTCGGGGGCGCGATCTCGGCGGGCATTCTCCTACGCGGCAACATAAACCTCGCCGATGCGGTCACATGTCACCAAGCCCATCTCGGCCATAATCCGATCTTTGTCCACGCCGGATTCACCGAGCAGAAGGGTCTTGCCGGCTACTTGCACGACGCGCTGGCGCAGACACGGCATGTCTTCATCGAGGACCATGCCAATACGCTTTACCGCAAGCACTTCGAGGGCAGCACCCGCATCCTTATTCGCGACGGGTTCAAGCCGCGCAAGAACGCCGAGTTCGCCAAGATCCCTGTCGAGGAATTCTCCGAACTCCATCTCACCTTCCAGAGTGATCTTGGAATGAACGGCTTCGGCGATTTCCTGATGGTCGGCGACGTCTATTCCGAAGGGGGCGGCCCCGCCTACGCCGTCGCGATACACCTGACCTTCATCGACCCCGATGCCGACGAGGTCATGTATATCTATCACTTCGTCTCGACCACGAACGACACGCCAGCGGACCCGGCAGGCAAGTTCGGCCAGGCACTGCAGAAGCTCATGGTCAAGCTCAACTCCGGAACGTCAAAGCTTCTGGAAACAAGCGCGATCAAGGAGTTTCGCGAGCTCCACGCTAAGGGGCATTTTCCGGGCCTCGGCTATGTCAAAAAGCTCTCGATGAAGCACCATATCGAGACGCTCGCTGACTATCTTGGCTGA